The Thermococcus thermotolerans genome contains a region encoding:
- a CDS encoding EVE domain-containing protein, whose protein sequence is MTHWLCITTRDNWEVVKKRNVWGVAKRHRNTIAKVKPGDKLVFYVKQERKNKEILEPKIFGIFEVVSEPYTDSTKIFKSPPHLNETYPLRIKIKPVKLGELDFKPLIPKLSFITNKKRWSGHLMGKAMREIPEEDYKLIEVLL, encoded by the coding sequence ATGACTCACTGGCTCTGCATCACCACTCGTGACAACTGGGAGGTTGTCAAAAAGAGGAACGTCTGGGGTGTCGCTAAGAGACACAGGAACACCATCGCCAAGGTTAAACCAGGTGATAAGCTCGTCTTCTACGTCAAGCAGGAGCGGAAGAACAAAGAGATTCTCGAACCAAAAATCTTCGGCATTTTCGAGGTTGTAAGCGAGCCTTACACCGACTCAACAAAGATATTCAAGAGCCCACCACACCTCAACGAGACTTACCCGCTCAGGATTAAGATCAAGCCAGTTAAACTCGGCGAGCTCGACTTCAAGCCTCTCATCCCAAAGCTCAGCTTCATCACCAACAAGAAGCGCTGGAGCGGCCACCTGATGGGCAAGGCAATGAGAGAAATCCCGGAGGAGGACTACAAACTGATCGAAGTTCTGCTCTGA